From Denitrovibrio acetiphilus DSM 12809, the proteins below share one genomic window:
- a CDS encoding sensor histidine kinase, whose product MAEKPDKVDQSKELAMLMEAFEQFNKASRQLEDKYAIIEAEAKKLREEVQEKNAELSKLSGLMESVLNNSNSCVIAVDESFKVLVKNPVADQLIYEIGEDIFSGMLRAYSRAGVFDHEEGGLTFRLSVGLLDTDEQRGYVYVINDITHLRHLEMEKQRDEKLKLMGEMAANIAHDIRNPLGSIELFASLLERDLQKNEPGMKLTRSIVKGVRTINSIINNILIFTKEIQLVKSEHYVADIVDDVILYMQHLMREKKIKFINRIDEEHMLRCDMELFKQVVMNLVHNAIDASSEKGEIVMDSFSEGDVSGFIVSDKGTGITKERRKKLFIPFQTTKAKGTGLGLAIVYKIVKAHEGNITVESDGSSYTRFRVELPV is encoded by the coding sequence GTGGCGGAAAAACCTGACAAAGTAGATCAGTCGAAAGAGCTTGCCATGCTTATGGAGGCATTCGAACAGTTTAATAAAGCGTCCAGACAGCTTGAGGATAAGTACGCCATAATTGAGGCTGAAGCAAAAAAACTTCGGGAAGAGGTTCAGGAAAAAAATGCCGAGCTTTCGAAATTGTCCGGTCTTATGGAATCTGTCCTTAATAACTCAAATAGCTGTGTTATTGCTGTGGATGAAAGCTTTAAAGTTTTGGTGAAAAATCCTGTTGCTGATCAGCTGATATATGAAATAGGAGAAGATATTTTTTCAGGAATGCTCAGGGCATACAGCCGTGCCGGCGTTTTTGACCATGAAGAGGGCGGACTGACATTTCGTCTGTCTGTGGGACTTCTGGACACTGACGAGCAGAGAGGCTATGTCTATGTTATCAATGACATCACCCACCTGCGTCATCTGGAGATGGAAAAGCAGCGAGATGAAAAACTTAAACTGATGGGGGAGATGGCTGCAAATATCGCCCACGACATAAGAAACCCGCTGGGGAGCATAGAACTTTTTGCATCCCTTCTTGAGCGTGACCTGCAAAAGAATGAACCGGGGATGAAGCTGACCCGTTCCATCGTTAAAGGTGTTAGGACGATTAATTCTATTATTAATAATATTCTTATATTTACCAAAGAAATACAGCTTGTTAAGTCGGAGCACTATGTGGCTGATATCGTTGATGATGTTATACTTTACATGCAGCATCTCATGCGCGAGAAGAAAATTAAATTTATCAACAGGATAGATGAGGAGCACATGCTCCGCTGTGATATGGAGCTCTTTAAACAGGTTGTCATGAACCTTGTGCATAACGCGATAGATGCAAGCTCTGAAAAAGGCGAGATAGTTATGGATTCTTTTTCTGAAGGAGATGTGAGCGGATTCATTGTCTCAGACAAAGGAACCGGAATTACAAAAGAGCGGCGTAAGAAACTCTTTATCCCTTTTCAGACAACAAAAGCGAAAGGAACCGGTCTGGGGCTTGCGATTGTTTATAAGATAGTCAAGGCTCACGAAGGGAACATTACAGTAGAAAGTGACGGCAGCAGCTATACGAGATTCAGAGTGGAGCTTCCGGTTTAA